A genomic window from Lutra lutra chromosome 17, mLutLut1.2, whole genome shotgun sequence includes:
- the LOC125088913 gene encoding LOW QUALITY PROTEIN: vomeronasal type-1 receptor 4-like (The sequence of the model RefSeq protein was modified relative to this genomic sequence to represent the inferred CDS: substituted 1 base at 1 genomic stop codon) — MATRDLAVGMILIQTVVGILGNFCLLYHYLLLYFTGYRLRSTDLIVKNRIVANILVLFSVGIHNTMSSFGWYHICSDFGCKFFPYFGGVGRGVSVGTTCLLSVFQAITISPRNSRVAALKGKAPKCIVPSVVLCWVLQILVNILCPLFMTITLNNKNITNRKSFGYCAIIRHEKSRDPLYVALLSFFDVVFWGLMLCASSSMVFHLYRHKQRVQHILRTSVSSSSAESTATKTILLLVSTFVYFNTLSSIIRIVLGLFDNLNXYFLNTDLVITLCFPTLSPFLFLSRDLRVSMVCFAWIRNIKSPHVMRNM; from the coding sequence ATGGCCACCAGGGATCTGGCAGTAGGAATGATCTTAATACAGACTGTGGTTGGAATCCTGGGGAACTTCTGTCTTCTTTACCATTATCTCCTCCTTTATTTCACTGGGTATAGACTGAGGTCTACAGATTTGATTGTCAAAAATCGGATTGTAGCCAACATTTTGGTCCTGTTCTCTGTTGGAATACACAATACAATGTCATCTTTTGGGTGGTATCACATCTGCAGTGATTTTGGATGCAAATTTTTCCCCTATTTTGGTGGTGTGGGCAGGGGGGTGTCTGTTGGCACCACCTGCCTCCTGAGTGTCTTCCAGGCCATCACCATCAGCCCTAGGAATTCCAGGGTAGCAGCACTTAAAGGGAAAGCTCCCAAGTGCATTGTCCCTTCAGTTGTCCTGTGCTGGGTGTTGCAGATATTGGTAAATATCCTGTGTCCTTTGTTTATGACTATCACTTTGAACAACAAAAACATCACAAATAGAAAAAGTTTTGGATACTGTGCAATTATTCGTCATGAGAAAAGCAGAGATCCATTGTATGTAGCATTGTTGTCATTCTTTGATGTGGTATTTTGGGGGCTCATGCTCTGCGCCAGCAGCTCCATGGTCTTCCACCTGTACAGGCACAAGCAAAGGGTTCAACATATTCTTAGGACCAGTGTCTCCTCATCATCAGCTGAGTCTACAGCCACCAAAACCATCCTTCTCCTGGTGAGCACCTTTGTCTACTTTAACACCCTCTCCTCTATCATTCGTATTGTTTTGGGTCTTTTTGATAATCTCAACTAGTACTTTTTGAACACAGATTTAGTGATCACTCTATGTTTCCCAACCCTCAGCCCCTTTCTGTTCCTGAGCCGTGACCTCAGGGTATCCATGGTCTGCTTTGCCTGGATAAGGAATATAAAATCCCCTCATGTTATGAGAAACATGTAA